ATATTGGGTGCAAAATTCTATCTCGGTAGTATTTATAAGAGATGCATGGGATGCAGGACGAGAAGGTCATGAAAGATGGTTTGAAGTATCCATAGGACCAGGTGGTTCACCAGGCCACTCTCAAGTTCGTTACGTTTACGAATGGCAGGAAGGAGCGGCACCATCACCAGCACCTCAGCCGGAGCCAACCCCCGCACCACCAGCCACCACAGGCCAGGCAACAGAAGCTACAGATGCCGGGAATCGGATGGAATGGCCGAAAGTCAGCGGTGCGTTAGGTTACCGAATTTTCCGTTCCACAGACCCTAACCAACTGGGTGAATCCGTAACCGATTTTTTTATTGAAGAATTGCCCTTTATTGATGTCAACATTCAACCCAATACAGATTACCATTACACCGTTAAGCCGGTACTGCGGGAAGCCAATCCCCTGCAAAACATTGAGGAAGAGTTGGGAGAAGCCATTGCTACCTATACGGTGCGCAGCAGTTCCAATATCATCAGCAGTACAGCACAACGAAGCTTTATTGTCCTGACCATTGATAAGCCCCATATGATCGTTAACGGCGTTGCCGAAGAAATCGATCCAGGTCGTGGCACTGTGCCCATCATCACCTCCGGTCGAACCATGGTACCAATTCGTGCCATTGTAGAGGCCATGGGAGGAACCGTTGGCTGGGACGGTGGAGAAAGTAAAATCACCCTGAACGCCAGAGGCAACCAGGTAGAAATGTGGTTAAACCGTAACGAGATCCGTGCCAATGGAAGCATGGGACGAATGGACGTAGCACCCGTTTCTATTGGTGGAAGAACCTTTGTCCCTCTACGATTCTCAACGGATAATTTAGATGCTCGGGCCGAATGGATTAACTCTACCAGAGAAGTGGTGATTATCTTCTAACAGATGGGTTGCGTGTCGGTTTTGTAAAATTGTATCATTATTGTTTCGTTATTATTGTTTCACTAAGGTAGAGAGTGTTGTTAAAAGTAGAGAGTGTTGTTCGCTTAAAAGAATAACTTGCGGAAAGAAAGACAACATGCTATGATGGTTTTGAAAATTAAATCAGAAGTAAACACTGGGAGTGTCGGTTAGGCCGACTGAGAGGAAGACCCGTTTAAGTCTTCGATCCCTGTACCTGATCTGGGTTATGCCAGCGTAGGAAAGTGCTTTACATGTTAACACGTACCATGTGTTCAAAAAGCATTGCCGGCCGGCAATGCTTTTTCTGTCTTTTTGTTATCATCACGATCTGAAAGGAGGAAATCAATGAATATTCGTACCCTTACCATGGCAGCCTTATTGATTGCAATTGGTGTAGTGACTGCTCATACCATTGTTATCCCTGCGGGAGTTGCAAAAGCCTTCCCTATGCAACATGCGATAAATGTAGTGGCAGCCATGTTGCTAGGCACACCCATGGCTGTCGTGGTAGCCTTTGTGATTTCTCTTTTGAGAAACCTACTGGGCACCGGTTCTTTACTGGCATTTCCCGGCAGTATTTTCGGAGCTTTGCTGGCAGGATTTATTTTTCAGAAAACAGGGAGACCTTCATTAACCATGATGGGGGAAATTCTTGGCACCTCTCTACTAGGTGCTCTGGTCGCTTTTCCCTTGGCAACCTATGTAATGGGTTTTGAAGGTGCCTGGCTCTTTTTTATCCTTCCCTTTGGCATCAGTTCTGCTAGTGGAGCCGTTATCGGTGTTTTAGTAATGGGAGCACTCTGCAAAAGCAAAGCAATTAATTTACGCAAAGGAGGTTGTTTGAAATGAAAAACTTGGTAACAATTGCTGGTTCTGACAGTTCTGGTGGTGCTGGTATTCAGGCAGATCTGAAAACATTCTGTGCCCATGGTGTTTTTGGGATGAGTGTTATTACAGCCGTTACAGCTCAGAATACTCAGGGAGTAACGGGAGTACAAGACATCGAAGCAACCATGATAAACAAACAGTTAGAAGCCTTATGGGAGGACTGTCAGATTCATGGAATCAAAATAGGGATGGTATCAACCATCGACACCATTACAACCATTGCTTCTTTTTTGCGGCGGGTTAGGAAGATTCCTGTGGTATTGGATCCGGTGATGGTATCAAAAAGCGGATTTCATCTATTAAAGCCAGAATCAAAAAAAGCAATGTTGGACCAGCTATTACCTTTAGCTACTGTAGTAACCCCTAACCTTCCGGAGGCAGAAGTGATCACCGGCCTACAGGTATCTTCAGAAGCGGAGATGAAAAAAGCCGGGGAAGCGATTCACAGACTAGGCCCCTCCTATGTGTTAATGAAAGGTGGGCATTTGCCGGGTGAGGAAGCGGTGGACTTGCTATATGATGGGGAAAACTGGTATCGCTATGCCTGTCAACGGATCGATACGAAAAACACCCATGGTACGGGATGCACCTTATCCGCCTCCTTAGCCGCTAACTTAGCAAAAGAAATGACCATGAGAGAAGCTGTAGAAGCATCTAAAACCTATATGAAAAAAGCCATCGAAGAGTCCTTCGCCATTGGCAGTGGGCCCGGACCGGTACATCATTTTCATGAGTATTATGATCTTAAAGGAAGGAGACGGTAAAATGGAAGGCTTTCCTTTTACACAGATGATGACGGAAGCAATAAGGAAAAAACCATTGATCCATCATATTACCAATTATGTGACCGCTAATGATTCAGCAAACACAGTCTTAGCCTTTGGCGGCAGTCCTGTTATGGCAGACGAACCGGAAGAAGTGGAAGAAATGACTAGCATGGCATCGGCACTGGTGCTGAATATGGGAACCTTGAATAAACGAAGCATTAAGGCCATGTTTTTAGCTGGCAAAAAAGCAAATGAACAGGGGATTCCGGTGGTGCTGGATCCAGTAGGAGCAGGGGCAACAACCCTGAGGAATGAAACGGCTCGGGAGCTCTTAAAACAAATCAACTTTTCTTTTATAAGGGGAAATGCATCGGAAATTCTTGCGATTGCTGGGATGGAAAGCAATACAAAAGGGGTGGATTCAGAGGAGAAAGAGGTTTCAGACATGCAGGAAATAGCAGGGTTTCTCTCTGATAAATATGGCACTACCATTGGAGTGACGGGCAAAGTAGATCTGGTAATGGGAGAAAATCAGATTTTTGAGTTAAGCAATGGAAGTGCCGAGCTGGTGAAGGTAACAGGCACTGGATGCATGACCACTTCTTTGATTGCTTTATACTTGGGGGCGGGCAATAAACCAATAGAATCAGGAATACTAGGGATCTCCATTATGGCTATTGCCGGAGAGTTGGCGGCAGAAAATCCTTCTCAGGAGATGCCCTTCACTAGTTTTCCTTTACGGTTAAAAGATTATTTGAGTGATTTTTCGGTATCGCTTGTTCCGGAAAAAATAAAACTGAGAGAGGTGGCCGAAAAGCATGACAGAAAAGCCTGGCAAGAAAATGAAGATAGATGAAAAAGACTATCTATTATACCTAGTGACAGATGAACGTTTTCAAAGAGAAGAGGATTTTCTCTCGATCGTCGAGGCAGGCCTTAAAGGTGGCGTCAGCATGGTACAGCTTCGGGAAAAAAACCTTTCTTCGAAAGCCTTATTTTATCGGGCTGAAAAATTGGCGGCATTGACCAGTGCTTATAAGATTCCACTTATCATTAATGATCGGGCTGATATTGCCATGGCTGTAGGTGCTCAGGGAGTGCATCTTGGGCAGGATGATTTGCCTTTGCCAGCACTGCGAAGGATGGTAAAGGAGGAACTACTGATTGGTGTTTCGGCGGCAACCAAAGAAGAGGCGCTTCGGGCAGAAGCAGAAGGAGCCGATTATCTGGGCGTAGGCGCTTTATATCCAACAGAAACAAAAACTAACACCAGAAAAGTAAGCTTGGAAGAATTATATCAAATTCGAAAAGCCGTAAAAATACCTATTGTAGGCATTGGTGGGATCAATGAAAACAATGTAGCGGAGGTAATGGACCAGGAGATTCAAGGGGTAGCAGTTGTTTCGGCGATCACTAAGGCAAAAGATCCAATGGAAGCAGCAAAAAAGCTAAAACAAAGGATGCTTCAGAATACAAATATCTAAAAAAGCTTGAATAGAACAATGTGAACAGAAAAGCTTGAAAAGAAAGGTTTGAAAGGAAGATTTGCGAAAGCAAAAGACCTTTTATATAATGGGAAGAAAAAAGGCAGGGACGACACCATGCGAATGATTATTTCACCGGCAAAAACCATGAATATGACCAATGACCATTTTGAGCCTCAGCAAATGCCGATTTTTCTAAAAGAAACAGAAATATTACTGGAAGAACTGAGAGAGAAAGATGACGAAGCCTTGCAAGCCATTTGGAAATGCAGTGATAAAATTGCCGCTCTTAACAGAGAAAGGATTCGCAGAATGGATCTGCACCATTCACTGACACCGGCAATCCTGGCCTTTGAAGGTATTCAGTATAAATACATGGCCCCCATCGTCTTTGAAAACAAAGATTTTGAGTATATCGAAAAGCACCTGCGGATATTATCAGGGTTTTATGGCTGTCTTCGTCCTTTTGACGGGGTGAGGCCTTATCGACTGGAAATGCAGGCAAAGCTGAAGGGGAAAAAGGTAGACTCTCTTTACGCCTTCTGGGGTCGGAAAATAGCTGACCAGCTTTTTTCAGAAAGCCACTGTATTCTAAACCTAGCTTCAGAAGAATACAGTAAATGTATTTCTCCTTATATGACAGAAGAAATTACTTTTATCACCTGCATTTTTGGAGAGATAAAAGAAGGAAAAGTCATCGAAAAAGGAACCCTGGTGAAAATGGCCAGGGGAGAGATGGTACGATTTATGGCAGAACATAAAATAGAAGAAGTGGAAGAAATAAAAGCCTTTAACCGGCTGGGTTACGCTTTCTCTGAAAAACACTCGGATCATCGGACCTTTGTGTTTCTTAAAGACCAGCCGTAGAAAGGGAAAGCAGGGTCTCCAAAAATTCCTGGGCAGCTTCTTGATCAATGTTGATATCTTGGGCAAAAACGACTTCTTCCAAAGCAGACCCATAATACTGAGCTACTCCCCGGGAGTTTCTTCCGGACCAATGCCTGATGATACGGGTCCCCTGAAGTATTGGCTGATGGAATAAGGAACAAAGACGGGTATGGATCTGATCTTTTTCATCAATAGTAATAATATAGATCAGATAAATACTTGAATCTTCCGCCAAAAAGCGAAGCAGTTTATCGATATTATAACCCTTAGGGTTACTGGAGAGGCGTAATGCCTTCGATTTGATATCTACTTTGATATGGTAGCCATCTATCCGGTCATGATAGTCATCCAGTTCATGGTCAACAAAAAGAGTTGGCAAAGGCGTCCCTTCGCGGAGGGCTTTCAGTAAAGCCCTATGATGGGTATCGGATTTAGTAATTAGATATTCGATGGCCTGCCCTTTTAAATTAACATTACTGATGTTTTTTGCCACCGTGGCAATCTCTTGATGAACGCTGGCTACCCGTTGATCCAGATCTTTTTTTAGCTGGTGATAAGCAGAGGATTTCATAAACTGGCAGGTTCGTTCAACAGCCTGTTCAAGCGTCTCTAATTGAGAAGCGGTGGGTATAAATATTTTTCCGGAAGGTTTGATTTGATTCGTTGCCTCTACCAGTCTAGGCAAATGATCATCAAAAGAGAAAGCCTGATGATGTTCGTATAATTGCTGGAAGTTTGACGGAGTATTTTCAAGTCCTCCAAAGATTTTCATAATGTCCGGGCCGTTAATACTGCCTTTAATATTGTCTTCCCGTAAATCTTGGGAAGAATGGCTCACCTTTTTCAGAAAAGTAGAATTCGCCAGCAACAGATGGTTTTTTGTCGGGGTGACGCAGCAGACGATAAAGGGAAGATGATCGAGTTTTTTTATTTTGGATAACCCAATCACCGTGTTGGAAAACCCGTTAAGGGTAGCTGCTTTTGAAAAACGGATCGCATAAAAATCATTTCGAAGAACGCTCCCGTCCTTTCTTAAATGAAAGGTATTTTTTACCGATTCCTGTAATTGACTTTTGTCCTGTTTCCCATCTTGACTTTGGATAAAAGAAATAAGCTGGCTTACTTTTCCGGGCTCATACATGTTAATCCTCCTCAAAGGCTCCTATTTCCAGTTGACAAGGGTCCGAAAGATCTGCTTTCTCCTGATGTTGATTTGTCGTTGTTTTTTGTTCGCTAAGGGAATTTCTTTCCCAAAAAACGCCATCCACATATCCCTGAATGGTTGGATCTTCCTCAGC
This region of Tindallia magadiensis genomic DNA includes:
- a CDS encoding copper amine oxidase N-terminal domain-containing protein, which codes for MRKKSISMVLAITLLFSLITLGSVENAFASEGAWVMVDTQYRLNGEWLTSPAGITRSDDDTTSRMIEQQENKVFIKIQGGRRSNSFPIRHMEAEYTWESPPSVLQPGERVRIPVEQKVIANETGDLFSSYSVRVRDGQHARFVIEGQPDKESLHMGLTTRERSEQYWVQNSISVVFIRDAWDAGREGHERWFEVSIGPGGSPGHSQVRYVYEWQEGAAPSPAPQPEPTPAPPATTGQATEATDAGNRMEWPKVSGALGYRIFRSTDPNQLGESVTDFFIEELPFIDVNIQPNTDYHYTVKPVLREANPLQNIEEELGEAIATYTVRSSSNIISSTAQRSFIVLTIDKPHMIVNGVAEEIDPGRGTVPIITSGRTMVPIRAIVEAMGGTVGWDGGESKITLNARGNQVEMWLNRNEIRANGSMGRMDVAPVSIGGRTFVPLRFSTDNLDARAEWINSTREVVIIF
- the thiE gene encoding thiamine phosphate synthase, producing MTEKPGKKMKIDEKDYLLYLVTDERFQREEDFLSIVEAGLKGGVSMVQLREKNLSSKALFYRAEKLAALTSAYKIPLIINDRADIAMAVGAQGVHLGQDDLPLPALRRMVKEELLIGVSAATKEEALRAEAEGADYLGVGALYPTETKTNTRKVSLEELYQIRKAVKIPIVGIGGINENNVAEVMDQEIQGVAVVSAITKAKDPMEAAKKLKQRMLQNTNI
- the thiM gene encoding hydroxyethylthiazole kinase, which produces MEGFPFTQMMTEAIRKKPLIHHITNYVTANDSANTVLAFGGSPVMADEPEEVEEMTSMASALVLNMGTLNKRSIKAMFLAGKKANEQGIPVVLDPVGAGATTLRNETARELLKQINFSFIRGNASEILAIAGMESNTKGVDSEEKEVSDMQEIAGFLSDKYGTTIGVTGKVDLVMGENQIFELSNGSAELVKVTGTGCMTTSLIALYLGAGNKPIESGILGISIMAIAGELAAENPSQEMPFTSFPLRLKDYLSDFSVSLVPEKIKLREVAEKHDRKAWQENEDR
- the thiD gene encoding bifunctional hydroxymethylpyrimidine kinase/phosphomethylpyrimidine kinase, translating into MKNLVTIAGSDSSGGAGIQADLKTFCAHGVFGMSVITAVTAQNTQGVTGVQDIEATMINKQLEALWEDCQIHGIKIGMVSTIDTITTIASFLRRVRKIPVVLDPVMVSKSGFHLLKPESKKAMLDQLLPLATVVTPNLPEAEVITGLQVSSEAEMKKAGEAIHRLGPSYVLMKGGHLPGEEAVDLLYDGENWYRYACQRIDTKNTHGTGCTLSASLAANLAKEMTMREAVEASKTYMKKAIEESFAIGSGPGPVHHFHEYYDLKGRRR
- the thiW gene encoding energy coupling factor transporter S component ThiW, whose amino-acid sequence is MNIRTLTMAALLIAIGVVTAHTIVIPAGVAKAFPMQHAINVVAAMLLGTPMAVVVAFVISLLRNLLGTGSLLAFPGSIFGALLAGFIFQKTGRPSLTMMGEILGTSLLGALVAFPLATYVMGFEGAWLFFILPFGISSASGAVIGVLVMGALCKSKAINLRKGGCLK
- the yaaA gene encoding peroxide stress protein YaaA, producing the protein MRMIISPAKTMNMTNDHFEPQQMPIFLKETEILLEELREKDDEALQAIWKCSDKIAALNRERIRRMDLHHSLTPAILAFEGIQYKYMAPIVFENKDFEYIEKHLRILSGFYGCLRPFDGVRPYRLEMQAKLKGKKVDSLYAFWGRKIADQLFSESHCILNLASEEYSKCISPYMTEEITFITCIFGEIKEGKVIEKGTLVKMARGEMVRFMAEHKIEEVEEIKAFNRLGYAFSEKHSDHRTFVFLKDQP